The Brachyspira aalborgi genome has a segment encoding these proteins:
- a CDS encoding glycosyltransferase family 61 protein produces the protein MGFGNKLLNGKIRHKIGLKIIDKLKINSVSIKDIDKELYIPVKYDNSDLEMFLCKINNAKVYSSWGFYFTSDNKIIKEVLPYDRILRLSEELGGRFAFYNFRFKKKTDLNVFSLQSIWNVCFGHWIHETLPKLFILKDAGFLDKIDAFILGDGCKTKFHKDSLKYSI, from the coding sequence ATGGGCTTCGGTAATAAATTATTAAACGGCAAAATAAGACATAAAATTGGATTAAAAATTATAGATAAATTAAAAATTAATTCCGTTTCAATAAAAGATATAGATAAAGAATTATATATTCCCGTAAAATACGATAATTCAGATTTAGAAATGTTTTTATGCAAAATAAATAATGCAAAAGTTTATTCAAGTTGGGGATTTTATTTTACAAGCGACAACAAAATAATAAAAGAAGTTTTACCTTACGATAGAATATTGCGATTATCCGAAGAACTTGGAGGAAGATTTGCATTTTATAATTTTAGATTTAAAAAGAAAACCGATTTAAATGTTTTTAGTTTGCAATCAATATGGAATGTTTGTTTTGGACATTGGATACATGAAACTTTGCCTAAATTATTTATTTTAAAAGACGCTGGATTTTTGGATAAAATAGACGCCTTTATATTGGGAGACGGATGCAAAACTAAATTCCATAAAGACAGTTTAAAATATTCAATTTAG
- a CDS encoding ATP-binding protein, with translation MSRKNIKKVKDTKFFHKSPPIELNTGFVSLERFIAINEYDDETFSKEYNCDIINRKGRDAVIIVPYSYIENQLNVLMITNFRPVVYYREKVMTNKKPEDIDENIINFLEFPAGMLEEDEMNAKDEQLGIKKCAQRELEEETGYSVPLKNINVLGHNYYSSSGIITERINIATCDITGIEPKKKPKTDGSVMEENIEHFFVQFNEAMKWCKEGIIKNAGTEIGLNRLYFSIQYEHQRKHNLILQRRLKSLLHEINSLKKNADYYNKLIREFKATVTHELRHPFTEIMGFINLLKKKNLNEDKKEEAINVISRSLKKLYETNNNLIQITIKDDEDSKYLSEFNIEEELNIMIEGYKSVYPKDIETKIEVEKNCNILIGYKERFKLIMEGIISNAFKFTKSGSININVRIPDIIEKKNLDFSPDLFNYHSMKNIMPNEIEIIVKDTGKGIKQRQLKKIFIPFYQGDSRFEREYGGIGIGLSVVKDLLDTMQGSIYIDSSEGAGTIVKLRIPFGIPSKSKI, from the coding sequence ATGAGCAGAAAAAATATAAAGAAAGTAAAAGATACAAAATTTTTCCATAAATCTCCGCCTATAGAATTAAACACGGGATTTGTAAGTTTAGAGAGATTTATCGCCATAAACGAATACGATGATGAAACTTTTTCAAAAGAATATAATTGCGATATTATAAACAGAAAAGGCAGAGACGCGGTTATAATAGTTCCTTATTCTTATATAGAAAATCAATTAAATGTTTTAATGATAACTAACTTTCGTCCCGTAGTTTATTATAGAGAAAAAGTAATGACGAATAAGAAGCCCGAAGATATAGACGAAAATATAATTAACTTTTTAGAATTTCCCGCGGGAATGCTTGAAGAAGACGAAATGAACGCTAAAGACGAACAGTTGGGAATAAAAAAATGCGCTCAAAGAGAATTGGAAGAAGAAACGGGTTATAGCGTTCCTTTAAAAAATATTAATGTGCTTGGACATAATTATTATAGTTCTTCGGGAATAATAACGGAAAGAATAAATATTGCCACTTGCGATATAACGGGAATAGAGCCTAAAAAAAAGCCAAAAACTGACGGTTCGGTTATGGAAGAGAATATAGAACATTTTTTTGTGCAGTTTAACGAGGCTATGAAATGGTGCAAAGAAGGAATAATAAAAAATGCGGGAACAGAGATTGGACTTAATAGATTATATTTTTCTATTCAATACGAACATCAAAGAAAGCATAATTTAATTTTGCAAAGAAGATTAAAATCTCTTTTGCATGAAATTAATTCGTTAAAGAAAAACGCCGATTATTATAATAAACTTATAAGAGAGTTTAAGGCTACGGTTACGCATGAACTTCGTCATCCTTTTACCGAGATAATGGGATTTATTAATTTGCTTAAAAAGAAAAATTTAAACGAAGATAAAAAAGAAGAAGCTATTAATGTAATTTCAAGAAGCTTAAAAAAACTTTATGAAACAAATAATAATTTAATACAAATTACGATTAAAGACGATGAAGATTCTAAATATTTGTCGGAATTTAATATTGAAGAAGAATTAAATATTATGATTGAAGGATATAAATCCGTTTATCCTAAAGATATCGAGACAAAAATCGAAGTTGAAAAAAATTGCAATATTTTAATAGGCTATAAAGAAAGATTTAAACTCATAATGGAAGGAATAATATCAAACGCGTTCAAATTTACAAAATCGGGAAGCATTAATATAAATGTTAGAATCCCCGATATTATAGAAAAAAAGAATTTAGATTTTTCGCCCGATTTATTTAATTATCATTCTATGAAAAATATTATGCCAAACGAAATAGAAATAATCGTTAAAGATACGGGAAAAGGAATTAAACAAAGACAACTTAAAAAAATATTTATTCCTTTTTATCAAGGCGATTCGAGATTTGAAAGAGAATACGGCGGAATAGGAATCGGGCTTTCGGTAGTTAAAGATTTGCTTGATACGATGCAAGGCTCTATATATATTGACAGTTCTGAAGGAGCGGGAACTATAGTAAAATTAAGAATACCTTTCGGAATTCCAAGTAAAAGTAAAATTTAA
- the tlyC gene encoding hemolysin C — MPIKNLLKKIKNDSEGESENSDYINLSSLTEAEREIITNTIALRTKNVKEIMVPRVDVIMVAIDTPYDKVIKAFNKGNSRIPVYKDGIDDIVGVLYVKDMIETDEKTFNLKKLLHKPFFVPISISLMELLRNFRERQVHIAMVVDEYGGFSGIVSMEDVLEQIVGDIIDEYDDEDEEVKTNEDGSYLVDARVRIEDFNKLGILPVIPDDDADTIGGFLFSYIGRLPKRNEAIYYNNYSFTVVGKSGNIVTKIKIEKLSEDNQNYKKVEESKE, encoded by the coding sequence ATGCCTATAAAAAATTTATTAAAAAAAATAAAAAACGATAGCGAAGGCGAATCGGAGAATAGCGATTATATAAATTTAAGTTCATTAACCGAAGCCGAAAGAGAGATAATAACAAACACGATAGCATTGAGAACAAAAAATGTAAAAGAGATAATGGTTCCGAGAGTCGATGTTATAATGGTTGCAATCGATACTCCTTACGATAAGGTTATTAAAGCTTTCAATAAAGGAAATTCGAGAATTCCCGTTTATAAAGACGGAATAGACGATATAGTCGGCGTTTTGTATGTTAAAGATATGATAGAAACGGACGAGAAAACTTTTAATTTGAAAAAATTACTTCATAAACCTTTTTTTGTTCCTATATCAATATCTCTTATGGAGCTTTTAAGAAATTTCAGAGAAAGGCAAGTTCATATAGCGATGGTTGTGGACGAATACGGCGGATTTTCAGGCATTGTTTCAATGGAAGATGTATTGGAGCAAATAGTCGGAGATATAATAGACGAATATGACGATGAAGACGAAGAAGTAAAAACAAACGAAGATGGAAGTTATTTGGTTGATGCGAGAGTGAGAATTGAAGATTTTAATAAACTTGGAATATTGCCTGTTATACCAGACGATGATGCCGACACTATAGGCGGATTTCTATTTTCTTATATTGGAAGATTGCCAAAACGAAACGAAGCTATATATTATAATAATTATTCTTTCACCGTAGTCGGAAAGAGCGGAAATATTGTAACGAAAATAAAAATTGAAAAATTAAGCGAAGATAATCAGAATTATAAAAAAGTTGAAGAATCTAAAGAATAA
- a CDS encoding ATP-binding protein produces MKEYILKNSISDVAGLVKDISSEISDYLDEANLNLFAAALYEVAINAIEHGNLGISYEAKKEWIEKNIYHEKLSELLKTEKAKNTFVEIKLNIENDCITLIVEDKGQGFKPNMEMEKIKKESCIRNSGRGMMMMKSYFDEIKYNKTGNAITLIKNIK; encoded by the coding sequence ATGAAAGAATATATTTTAAAAAATAGCATAAGCGATGTAGCTGGTTTAGTAAAAGATATATCTTCTGAAATATCGGATTATTTAGACGAAGCAAATTTAAACTTATTCGCAGCGGCTTTATACGAAGTGGCAATAAACGCTATTGAACATGGAAATTTAGGAATATCTTACGAAGCAAAAAAAGAATGGATTGAAAAAAATATATATCATGAAAAACTATCCGAACTTTTAAAAACCGAAAAGGCAAAAAATACTTTTGTGGAAATAAAATTAAATATTGAAAACGATTGTATAACTTTAATCGTTGAAGATAAAGGACAAGGTTTTAAACCCAATATGGAAATGGAAAAAATAAAAAAAGAAAGTTGTATAAGAAATAGCGGAAGAGGTATGATGATGATGAAAAGCTATTTTGACGAGATAAAATATAATAAAACGGGAAACGCTATAACTTTAATAAAAAACATAAAATAG
- a CDS encoding zf-HC2 domain-containing protein: MRQHEYYEMLISRHKDKDLNAEEILEMEKHLLNCPSCRKFKSDIDSISSILSGNKSITINKVKNNFYPYIISIAAILLIFVASIIILNKNFNNNVREEIIASNEPIVQDIDGDGYGDYVPLSAYFNDYSEEENTDNDEITILSSYMYYVGRD, encoded by the coding sequence ATGAGACAACATGAATATTATGAAATGCTTATAAGCAGACACAAAGATAAAGATTTAAACGCCGAAGAAATACTTGAAATGGAAAAACATTTATTAAATTGTCCGTCATGCAGAAAATTTAAATCCGATATCGATTCTATATCTTCAATATTATCTGGAAATAAATCGATAACGATTAATAAAGTTAAAAATAATTTTTATCCTTATATTATTTCAATAGCGGCTATACTTTTAATATTTGTAGCGTCTATTATTATATTAAATAAAAATTTTAATAATAATGTAAGAGAGGAAATTATAGCTTCAAACGAACCTATAGTTCAAGATATTGACGGAGACGGATATGGCGATTATGTTCCTTTGTCCGCATACTTTAACGATTATAGCGAAGAAGAAAATACAGATAACGATGAGATAACAATATTATCGTCTTATATGTATTATGTAGGAAGAGATTAA
- a CDS encoding GerMN domain-containing protein, producing the protein MPRYEPYKSRYKGNYTRQIKNESKEINLKKPLIISVAFIIFASVIFSIIKNYSPVVDIAIKDFFSINHREALALESDGIEEDSDKLSFLSNIPLFSFFIKSDTNQTLSVMAYETNSKLETTLSENESDNNFTNSNLISRESLLPFFNENFNTNYNSSIYRENQNNNINNAKENKPYNYIEQMIIDSRKNDNSISEINNKSANNNSTKNNSNNIFYNSSTSPNSSIFEEILKPKENSEKVVKTMKPASTSFSSQIPNYMQNNKRENANNNLYNKASNNYNNYFKDIEYKSETKKNNNDRERIINAATNRNDIKDKKDNNAVKSVSRKNIIEETIFNNQNFQKTSDYDRVINDMVNPNLNNNIVRDNNKNNNNLNDTKNNINNINREEPVKRNDKIDKKEIMKKANNDVAKYKRQKANNKINRDFNNIKTKSKDEGIYLVEYNENSGAITLIFRNRNFKNEASIENAIKTLLNGATDDENNKNIISCIPKNTQLLDIFVEDDTVYLNFNEDFEFNPLGNEGTMIQIYQLVYTATQFEGIDKVIFLIDGNLNETIGAEGSIENTAFTRF; encoded by the coding sequence GTGCCAAGATACGAACCTTATAAATCTAGATATAAAGGCAATTATACAAGACAAATAAAAAACGAAAGCAAGGAAATAAATTTAAAAAAACCTTTAATAATATCGGTAGCTTTTATAATATTTGCATCGGTTATATTTTCTATTATAAAAAATTATTCTCCCGTAGTAGATATTGCAATAAAAGATTTTTTTAGCATTAATCATAGAGAAGCTTTGGCTTTGGAAAGCGATGGAATTGAAGAAGATTCCGATAAATTGAGTTTTTTAAGCAATATTCCTTTATTTAGTTTTTTTATTAAATCCGATACAAATCAAACTTTATCCGTTATGGCTTATGAAACAAATTCAAAATTGGAAACTACTTTAAGCGAAAATGAAAGCGATAATAATTTTACTAATTCTAATTTAATAAGTAGAGAATCTTTGCTTCCTTTTTTTAATGAAAATTTTAATACAAATTATAATTCGAGCATATATAGAGAAAATCAAAATAATAATATTAATAATGCCAAAGAAAATAAACCTTATAATTATATTGAGCAGATGATAATAGATAGCAGAAAAAACGATAATTCTATTAGCGAAATAAATAATAAATCTGCAAATAATAATTCAACAAAAAATAATTCTAATAATATTTTTTATAATTCTTCAACTTCTCCAAATTCAAGTATTTTTGAAGAAATATTAAAACCAAAAGAAAATTCTGAAAAAGTCGTAAAAACTATGAAGCCCGCATCGACAAGTTTTAGTTCGCAAATTCCAAATTATATGCAAAATAATAAAAGGGAAAATGCAAATAATAATTTATATAATAAGGCAAGCAATAATTATAATAATTATTTTAAAGATATTGAATATAAAAGTGAGACTAAAAAAAATAATAACGATAGAGAAAGAATAATTAACGCTGCGACAAATAGAAACGATATAAAAGATAAAAAAGATAATAATGCCGTTAAATCAGTAAGCAGAAAAAATATAATAGAAGAGACAATTTTTAATAATCAAAATTTTCAAAAAACTTCGGATTATGACAGAGTAATTAACGATATGGTTAATCCAAATTTAAATAATAATATTGTTAGAGATAATAATAAAAATAATAATAATTTAAACGATACGAAAAATAATATAAATAATATAAATAGAGAAGAGCCTGTAAAAAGAAATGATAAAATAGATAAAAAAGAGATAATGAAAAAAGCTAATAACGATGTGGCAAAATATAAAAGACAAAAAGCGAATAATAAAATAAACAGAGATTTTAATAATATAAAAACGAAATCGAAAGACGAAGGAATTTATTTAGTAGAATATAACGAAAACTCGGGAGCTATAACTTTAATATTTAGAAATAGAAATTTTAAAAATGAAGCGTCTATTGAAAATGCGATAAAAACTCTTCTTAACGGAGCGACTGACGATGAAAATAATAAAAATATAATAAGCTGCATTCCGAAAAATACTCAATTACTCGACATATTTGTTGAAGACGACACGGTTTATTTGAACTTTAACGAAGATTTTGAATTTAATCCTTTAGGAAACGAAGGAACTATGATTCAAATATATCAATTAGTTTATACGGCGACTCAATTTGAAGGAATAGACAAAGTTATATTTTTAATAGACGGCAATTTAAACGAGACAATCGGAGCGGAAGGTTCTATAGAAAATACAGCTTTTACAAGATTTTAA
- a CDS encoding RNA polymerase sigma factor, translated as MNGVEMTYEDNIEAFKSSNEEAYKELMENYKKPLVNLVYSIISDYEEAEEIVQDTFVSFYIKRESFEGRSKIYTWLYRVSFNRAIDYIRKKEREKKYRLKEYRNFEMQESGNDNSINKIILADALSKLNETFRIPFLMSEYENYSYEEISKKLDLPVNTIRTRIFRARKKLLSIIKKMGVSL; from the coding sequence ATGAACGGTGTTGAAATGACTTATGAAGACAATATAGAAGCTTTTAAATCCTCTAACGAAGAAGCTTATAAAGAACTTATGGAAAACTATAAAAAGCCTTTGGTTAATTTGGTTTATTCTATTATTTCAGATTATGAAGAAGCAGAAGAGATAGTGCAAGATACTTTTGTGAGTTTTTATATAAAGAGAGAGAGTTTTGAAGGCAGGTCGAAAATCTATACTTGGCTTTATAGAGTTTCTTTTAATAGAGCTATTGATTATATAAGAAAAAAAGAGAGAGAAAAAAAATATAGGCTTAAAGAATATAGAAATTTTGAAATGCAAGAATCGGGAAACGATAATAGCATAAATAAAATTATATTAGCGGACGCTTTATCGAAATTAAACGAGACTTTTAGAATTCCTTTTCTTATGTCGGAATATGAAAATTATTCTTATGAAGAAATTTCTAAAAAACTTGATTTGCCCGTTAATACGATTAGAACGAGAATTTTTAGAGCGAGAAAAAAACTTTTATCTATAATTAAAAAAATGGGAGTAAGTTTATGA
- the rseP gene encoding RIP metalloprotease RseP → MSWIVGIILLGILVFVHEMGHLLAGLAVGIKAEAFSIGFGPIIFRKDIKGIDFRLSIIPFGGYCKFKGEISEDGKVEEDDFLNMSPLKRIIVYFAGPFFNYIFAVILLIVLVSIPSTIELYSPKVSVFRDGKYMHTKSGMTLAYEYGIESGDIITAINGNKTESDNDVLKAINEEAIQKGSNEIIFTLNRKGETINISIPLVEMLKALSGERALGLYFGEDLIIKNIISGSAAAEAELKIGDKIIAINGISANNIADFRPIVMDNPSQKINITIMRNGEEIIREAIPKPVNSKTIGTYGSLGIEFESSPVKIEKVEGISFPKSIPEAFKESGNYISSYINGLKLLFTGKLSLRENLGGPVRIVQISSQVLSVSAEYRLKTILSFTATISLILFLMNLLPLPVVDGGMIVFSFIELILRKPLDRKVLTKIQAIGAAFLITLAIFITINDIAQLFK, encoded by the coding sequence TTGAGTTGGATTGTAGGAATTATACTTCTTGGAATATTGGTATTTGTTCATGAAATGGGGCATTTGCTTGCGGGACTTGCCGTTGGAATTAAAGCCGAAGCTTTTTCAATAGGTTTCGGTCCGATAATATTTAGAAAAGATATAAAGGGAATAGATTTTAGATTGTCAATAATTCCTTTCGGAGGATATTGCAAATTTAAAGGCGAAATTTCAGAAGACGGAAAAGTGGAAGAAGACGATTTTTTGAATATGTCGCCTTTAAAACGAATAATAGTTTATTTTGCAGGACCTTTTTTTAATTATATTTTTGCGGTTATATTATTAATCGTATTGGTTTCTATTCCTTCGACTATAGAATTATATTCGCCAAAAGTTTCGGTTTTTAGAGATGGAAAATATATGCATACAAAATCTGGAATGACTTTAGCTTACGAATACGGAATAGAAAGCGGAGATATTATTACTGCAATAAACGGAAATAAAACAGAATCGGATAACGATGTCTTAAAAGCTATAAACGAAGAGGCGATTCAAAAAGGCTCAAACGAAATAATATTTACTTTAAACAGAAAAGGCGAAACTATAAATATAAGCATTCCTTTAGTTGAAATGTTAAAAGCTTTAAGCGGAGAGAGAGCTTTAGGTTTATATTTCGGAGAGGACCTTATTATAAAAAATATAATTTCGGGTTCGGCTGCTGCGGAGGCGGAGCTAAAAATTGGAGATAAAATTATCGCTATAAACGGAATTTCGGCAAATAATATAGCGGATTTCCGTCCTATAGTTATGGATAATCCTTCGCAAAAAATAAATATTACGATAATGAGAAACGGAGAGGAGATAATAAGAGAGGCGATACCAAAACCCGTTAATTCAAAAACTATTGGAACTTATGGAAGTTTAGGAATAGAATTTGAAAGCTCGCCCGTAAAAATTGAAAAAGTTGAAGGAATTTCTTTTCCAAAATCGATTCCCGAAGCATTTAAAGAAAGCGGAAATTATATTTCGTCTTATATAAACGGATTAAAATTACTATTTACGGGAAAATTATCTTTAAGAGAAAATTTGGGCGGTCCCGTTAGAATAGTTCAAATTTCTTCGCAGGTTTTATCGGTTAGCGCGGAATACAGATTAAAAACTATACTTTCTTTTACTGCTACAATAAGCCTTATATTATTTTTAATGAATCTTCTTCCTCTTCCAGTTGTCGATGGAGGAATGATAGTTTTCTCTTTTATAGAGCTTATTTTAAGAAAGCCTCTCGATAGAAAAGTATTGACTAAAATACAGGCGATTGGCGCGGCGTTTTTAATAACTCTTGCAATATTTATAACGATAAACGATATAGCTCAATTATTTAAATAG
- a CDS encoding peptide ABC transporter substrate-binding protein: MIRKYFIALICIMAIISCSNNKAKNRSSKELFINAGEEPKTIDPTLSGNDFVYPRHAFETLIIKGKDGGLKNGVAENLTISADGLKYTFNLKTNAKWSDGKFVTANDFVYALRRAVDPLSAAEYTSFIEYVKNAASILSGDLPKEKLGVRAIDDYTLEIELETPTGYFLDILTYPIFAPVRKDIIEKYGEKWTLKPETYIGNGAFVMIEKSPDSKIVMIKNTNYWNKDEIIPEKITFVMMQDPTLALAGIKDGSLDFSVHVLSQDIENLKKQEILNISPYYSTLAFGINNNDKILKDIRVRKALSLAIDRNYIVEKVALTAKSPTSAWVPVGAYDVEGDFRENGGEYLDISKEGYSNNVAMAKQLMEDAGYTNGEGFPVLEYKTTSDLIYIQVAEAIQQMWKENLGVDLQIASMEWAAYQQMRKDKDYQLIRTLWIGDYSDPMTFLENYLSYRPQNYAAYSNGIYDRYLEIARNSSEQSVRMEAMHNAERVLIAEDNILIPIYNPSYPLLVSKRLKDYVVTPMQELQFHYAYLE; this comes from the coding sequence ATGATTAGAAAATATTTTATAGCGTTAATATGCATTATGGCGATTATTTCTTGTTCAAATAATAAGGCAAAAAATCGTTCTTCAAAGGAATTATTTATAAATGCGGGAGAAGAACCAAAAACTATAGACCCGACTTTATCGGGAAACGATTTCGTATATCCGAGACATGCTTTTGAAACTTTAATTATTAAAGGAAAGGACGGAGGATTAAAAAACGGAGTAGCCGAAAATTTAACAATATCCGCAGACGGACTAAAATATACTTTTAATTTAAAGACAAATGCAAAATGGAGCGATGGAAAATTCGTAACAGCAAACGATTTTGTTTACGCTTTAAGAAGAGCGGTTGACCCTTTAAGCGCAGCCGAATATACTTCTTTTATAGAATATGTAAAAAATGCAGCTTCAATATTGTCGGGCGATTTGCCTAAAGAAAAATTGGGCGTTCGAGCTATAGACGATTATACTTTAGAAATAGAATTAGAAACTCCTACGGGATATTTTTTAGATATATTGACTTATCCTATATTCGCCCCCGTTAGAAAAGATATTATAGAAAAGTATGGCGAGAAATGGACTTTGAAACCTGAAACCTATATAGGAAACGGCGCTTTTGTAATGATTGAAAAAAGTCCCGATTCAAAAATAGTTATGATAAAAAATACAAATTATTGGAATAAGGACGAAATAATTCCCGAAAAAATTACTTTCGTTATGATGCAAGACCCAACTTTAGCTTTAGCTGGAATTAAAGATGGTTCTTTAGATTTTTCCGTTCATGTATTGTCGCAAGATATAGAAAATTTGAAAAAACAAGAAATATTAAATATATCGCCTTATTATTCTACTTTAGCTTTTGGAATAAATAATAACGATAAAATTCTTAAAGATATAAGAGTAAGAAAAGCTTTATCTTTGGCGATTGATAGAAATTATATAGTTGAAAAAGTAGCTTTAACGGCGAAATCTCCTACAAGCGCTTGGGTTCCAGTTGGCGCTTACGATGTCGAAGGTGATTTTAGGGAAAACGGCGGCGAGTATTTGGATATTTCTAAAGAAGGTTATTCAAATAATGTGGCTATGGCTAAACAACTTATGGAGGATGCAGGCTATACTAACGGAGAAGGTTTTCCCGTTTTGGAATATAAAACCACTTCCGATTTGATTTATATTCAAGTAGCGGAAGCCATTCAGCAAATGTGGAAAGAGAATTTGGGAGTCGATTTGCAAATTGCTTCTATGGAATGGGCGGCTTATCAGCAAATGAGAAAGGATAAAGATTATCAGCTTATAAGAACTTTATGGATAGGAGATTATAGCGACCCTATGACTTTTTTAGAGAATTATTTAAGCTATCGTCCTCAAAATTATGCGGCTTATAGTAACGGCATATACGACAGATATTTGGAAATTGCAAGAAATTCTTCAGAGCAAAGCGTTAGAATGGAAGCTATGCATAATGCGGAGAGAGTTTTGATAGCGGAAGATAATATTCTTATTCCAATATATAATCCTTCATATCCTTTATTGGTTAGCAAGAGATTAAAAGATTATGTTGTAACTCCTATGCAAGAATTACAATTTCATTATGCTTATTTAGAATAA
- a CDS encoding Spy/CpxP family protein refolding chaperone: protein MKKIFYILAIFTMLFLSVYGQPPPPPHQHGKKPHKDKLGPDPMHFFRKAGITLTSAQTNRIYDIAIKFVNDEKSIRIKIEEIDYNIKNELIKDNPDRNILRDLIKRKKEIEAERDCLIIFRDLDIIGILTPEQRVQLNKYKK, encoded by the coding sequence ATGAAAAAGATATTTTATATTTTAGCAATATTTACAATGTTATTTTTATCGGTTTATGGGCAGCCTCCGCCTCCTCCGCATCAACATGGAAAGAAACCTCATAAGGATAAATTAGGACCAGACCCGATGCATTTTTTTAGAAAAGCGGGAATAACTCTAACATCCGCTCAAACAAATAGAATATACGATATAGCCATCAAATTTGTAAACGATGAGAAATCGATTAGAATAAAAATAGAAGAGATTGATTATAATATAAAAAACGAGCTTATTAAAGATAATCCCGATAGAAATATATTAAGAGATTTAATAAAAAGAAAGAAAGAAATAGAAGCGGAAAGAGATTGTTTGATTATATTTAGAGATTTGGATATAATAGGAATTTTGACTCCCGAACAGAGAGTTCAATTAAATAAATATAAAAAATAA
- the ybeY gene encoding rRNA maturation RNase YbeY gives MKANVFNQTDYDIDLKYYKYFLSNALKVAGINGEVNLLFSNDNYIRELNKKFRNKDKATDVLTFSAGDKFDREEGGDIIISYEWVKNRYEEKKIKKTIIKLIIHSILHLRGVHHNYSEKSLKENYKKMKELYLKIILHIKNKRNKKENINI, from the coding sequence ATGAAAGCAAATGTTTTTAATCAAACCGATTATGATATAGATTTAAAATATTATAAATATTTTTTATCAAACGCTTTAAAAGTTGCAGGCATTAATGGAGAGGTTAATCTGCTTTTTTCTAACGATAATTATATAAGAGAATTAAATAAAAAATTTAGAAATAAAGATAAGGCTACGGATGTTTTAACTTTTTCCGCGGGAGATAAATTCGATAGAGAAGAAGGCGGAGATATTATTATTTCTTACGAGTGGGTAAAAAATAGATACGAAGAGAAAAAAATAAAAAAAACTATTATTAAATTAATAATTCATTCTATTTTGCATTTGAGAGGAGTTCATCATAATTATAGCGAAAAATCTTTAAAAGAAAATTATAAGAAAATGAAAGAATTATATTTAAAAATTATTTTGCATATTAAAAATAAAAGAAATAAAAAAGAAAATATAAATATTTAG
- a CDS encoding glycosyltransferase family 61 protein produces the protein MNSLKKIYLSRKNVKTRRILNEDKLIKMIKPFEYEIIYPEDYSLEEQFCLFYNADKIISVLGSGLTNLVCSKETIAVLGIVPNNRLEDTYKAILEKLGGKYYEYIECDETNFKYHNNRNKNNDFDFYLNIDKFKIIFNEFENI, from the coding sequence ATAAATTCCCTAAAAAAAATATATTTAAGCAGAAAAAATGTAAAAACGAGAAGAATATTAAACGAAGATAAATTAATAAAAATGATAAAACCTTTTGAATACGAAATTATATATCCTGAAGATTATTCTTTAGAAGAACAATTTTGTCTTTTTTACAATGCCGATAAAATAATATCCGTTTTAGGAAGCGGACTTACTAATTTAGTATGTTCAAAAGAAACCATAGCCGTTCTTGGCATAGTTCCTAATAATAGATTGGAAGATACTTATAAAGCCATATTAGAAAAATTAGGCGGAAAATATTACGAATATATAGAATGCGATGAAACAAATTTTAAATATCATAATAACCGTAATAAAAATAACGATTTCGATTTTTATTTGAATATAGATAAATTTAAAATTATTTTTAACGAATTTGAAAATATATAA